AACTAGAGGAATGACCCGAGGATACCAAAATTGTCTGCAAAGCTTGTCTGTCTAGAGATAGCTCTATAGCAAGCTGACTCGACGCGGCAACTCGACCCGAAAGGTTGATCCTTCACCAATCTGGCTTTCTACTACAACTTTGCCTTGCATCAGCTTCACTAAAGAGTCTGTAATGGAGAGGCCTAAACCTGTCCCACTATGCCGTCGGATAATGGTTTGGTCGATTTGGCGGAAAGCCTGAAAAATATTAGCTTGCTCAATGGTATCAATACCAATACCCGTATCACTGACTGCGATCGCTACTCGCTCTTTCGACACCTCATAAGCTTCTATCCGAATGGTGCCAACATCCGTAAACTTGACCGCATTGGAAATTAAATTGATCAAGATCTGGCGCAAACGGCTTGAATCATTGATGATCGCGATGCTGGGCTGAGCAAGATGCACTTCCAATTGCAAGTTTTTTTCCCTAGCCAGAGAGCGCATTTCTTCTGAGGTAGCCTGCACGAGTTGGGCTAAATCTAGTACTTCTAGCTTCAGTTCTAAATGATTTTCTTTAAGCTTGGAAAAATCTAAAATCTCTTCGATCAAAGTCAATAAATTTTTGCCATTCCTAAAAATGCACTCCAACATGGCTCGTTGCTGCCGCTGCTGCTCTGGATCACATTGCCGCAGCAGCAGATCAGAAAATCCCAGAATCGCATTCATCGGCGTGCGAAGCTCATGGGACATCGTTGCCATAAATTGAGTTTTGAGGCGATCGGCCTCGACTAAATGGAGATTTTGCAGTTGTAGTTGCTGAATGTGAGCTTCGGCTTGCTTACGAGCGGTAATGTCGCGCACTAGCCAACGTAAGGTGGTTGGTTGGTGCGTAGATTGACAGCGAGCCACCTCTACAGTTAAAGCCGCGTTAAATAACTTGTCCCCACGGCTCCGTAGTTGCACTTCCCACTCTTGTACCCGACTAATTTTGGGTAGCTGATTGACCACAGAACGAAATCCACGCCGATCTTCGTCTGGCACAAACGTGACAAACGGTTTGCCAATGAGATAGACCCGCTCAATATTTAGCAATTGAGCTGCCGCTTGATTGGCTTCTTGGATTACGCCCTGAGAATCTGTTACTAGATAGCAGTCGGGGGCAGACTCAAACAGTTCTAGATAGCGCTGCCGTTCTATTTCTG
This region of Trichocoleus desertorum NBK24 genomic DNA includes:
- a CDS encoding HAMP domain-containing sensor histidine kinase gives rise to the protein MLTRQLELVQQQTEKLFDSAKILSEQHPEILNECLEELRLALEELYVAEEELRQQNEELFKAREAAEIERQRYLELFESAPDCYLVTDSQGVIQEANQAAAQLLNIERVYLIGKPFVTFVPDEDRRGFRSVVNQLPKISRVQEWEVQLRSRGDKLFNAALTVEVARCQSTHQPTTLRWLVRDITARKQAEAHIQQLQLQNLHLVEADRLKTQFMATMSHELRTPMNAILGFSDLLLRQCDPEQQRQQRAMLECIFRNGKNLLTLIEEILDFSKLKENHLELKLEVLDLAQLVQATSEEMRSLAREKNLQLEVHLAQPSIAIINDSSRLRQILINLISNAVKFTDVGTIRIEAYEVSKERVAIAVSDTGIGIDTIEQANIFQAFRQIDQTIIRRHSGTGLGLSITDSLVKLMQGKVVVESQIGEGSTFRVELPRRVSLL